From one Lysinibacillus sp. G4S2 genomic stretch:
- the leuB gene encoding 3-isopropylmalate dehydrogenase — protein sequence MEKKITVLPGDGIGPEVVASAVRVLQVIGKRFNHKFHLGYATIGGAAIDQHNNPLPDETIEMCENSDAILLGAVGGPKWDRNPPELRPEKGLLRIRKHFDLFANLRPVKAFPSLLDASPLKREVAENVDLMIVRELTGGVYFGEPRMRTENGAIDTTVYSTAEVERIVENAFELARLRGGKLCSVDKANVLETSRLWREVVEAKKKDYPDVYVEHNLVDSVAMKLITNPSHYDVVVTENMFGDILSDEASVITGSLGVLPSASIRGDNFGLYEPVHGSAPEIAGQGVANPAATILSVAMMLQYSFGLKEEAAEIERAVGAVFDDGYFTADLARDGGRILSTNEWTDKVINEIDTSFVSESIMTTYI from the coding sequence TTCTGCTGTACGTGTATTACAGGTGATTGGAAAGCGATTTAACCATAAATTCCATTTAGGCTATGCAACAATCGGAGGCGCTGCCATCGACCAACACAATAATCCACTACCAGATGAAACGATTGAGATGTGCGAAAATAGTGACGCTATTTTACTAGGAGCCGTTGGTGGTCCGAAATGGGATCGTAACCCACCAGAATTACGTCCAGAAAAAGGGTTATTACGTATTCGCAAGCACTTTGACTTATTCGCAAATCTACGTCCAGTAAAGGCGTTCCCGAGTTTACTAGATGCTTCACCATTAAAGCGTGAAGTAGCCGAAAACGTCGATTTAATGATTGTACGTGAACTAACAGGCGGCGTATACTTCGGGGAACCACGTATGCGTACTGAGAATGGCGCGATTGATACAACTGTTTACTCAACTGCAGAAGTTGAGCGTATCGTTGAAAATGCCTTTGAATTAGCACGTTTACGTGGAGGTAAATTATGCTCTGTTGATAAGGCAAATGTACTTGAAACAAGTCGCTTATGGCGTGAAGTTGTAGAAGCGAAGAAAAAAGATTATCCAGATGTGTATGTGGAGCACAATTTAGTAGATTCTGTTGCTATGAAATTAATTACAAATCCTAGTCATTATGATGTGGTAGTTACTGAAAATATGTTTGGAGATATTTTAAGTGATGAAGCATCTGTTATTACAGGCTCTTTAGGTGTACTACCATCTGCATCCATTCGCGGAGATAATTTTGGTCTATATGAACCAGTACATGGCTCAGCACCGGAAATTGCTGGTCAAGGTGTAGCAAATCCAGCTGCAACAATTCTTTCAGTTGCCATGATGCTACAATATTCATTTGGCTTAAAAGAAGAGGCTGCTGAAATTGAACGTGCTGTAGGTGCAGTTTTTGATGATGGTTATTTCACAGCAGATCTTGCACGTGATGGCGGTCGAATACTATCGACGAATGAATGGACAGATAAAGTAATTAACGAGATTGATACAAGCTTTGTTTCAGAAAGCATTATGACAACATACATTTAA